The following coding sequences are from one Ammospiza caudacuta isolate bAmmCau1 chromosome 10, bAmmCau1.pri, whole genome shotgun sequence window:
- the FBXL22 gene encoding F-box and leucine-rich protein 22, with product MHITQLNRECLLHLFSFLDKNSRKNLAKTCHKLLEVFQDPLLWSLLNFHSPVELKKDNFLLGPALKHLSICWYSERVKVCNIEDWMKNSFQKDFCKRHENTVSDFLLDVCNRCPNLLSLTLSGCGHVTDDCILQLLKNCPNLKSLKLENCVQITDHTLEAVTLHGASLRTLHVDFCRNVTQAGLERVREKCPSVMLRADRSANMIPDSKPGKKLMLEKASRKLVQL from the exons ATGCACATAACCCAGCTCAACCGGGAATGCCTTCTAcatctcttctcttttctggaCAAAAACAGTAGGAAAAATCTGGCAAAAACATGTCACAAGTTACTAGAAGTGTTTCAGGATCCTTTACTGTGGTCTTTGTTGAACTTTCATTCTCCAGTGGAACTAAAGAAGGATAATTTTCTCCTGGGACCTGCTTTAAAACACTTATCCATCTGCTGGTATTCAGAGAGAGTCAAGGTGTGTAACATTGAGGACTGGATGAAAAACAGTTTCCAGAAAGACTTCTGTAAGAGGCATGAGAACACTGTCAGTGATTTTTTACTAGACGTTTGCAACAG ATGTCCAAATCTGCTGTCTCTGACCCTCTCTGGATGTGGCCATGTTACAGATGACTGCATTTTGCAGCTTCTCAAGAACTGCCCGAACCTGAAGAGCCTCAAGCTGGAGAACTGTGTGCAGATCACTGACCACACCCTGGAGGCAGTGACCCTCCACGGAGCATCGCTGCGAACGCTCCATGTGGATTTCTGCCGCAATGTAACACAGGCTGGACTAGAGAGAGTCAGGGAGAAGTGTCCTTCAGTGATGCTGAGAGCAGACAGAAGTGCTAACATGATCCCAGACAGCAAGCCAGGAAAAAAGCTGATGCTTGAAAAAGCATCAAGAAAACTGGTTCAGCTTTAA
- the USP3 gene encoding ubiquitin carboxyl-terminal hydrolase 3 isoform X2 has protein sequence MTNHKKTEKQEKVQHTVCMDCSSYSTYCYRCDDFVVNDTKLGLVQKVREHLQNLENSAFTSDRHRKRKLLENSSLNSKLLKVNGSTTALCATGLRNLGNTCFMNAILQSLSNIQQFCCYFKELPAVELRNGKTAGRRTYHTRSQGDNNVSLVEEFRKTLCALWQGSQTAFSPESLFYVVWKIMPNFRGYQQQDAHEFMRYLLDHLHLELQGGFNGVSRSVILQENSNLSGSNKCCINGASTVVTAIFGGILQNEVNCLICGTESRKFDPFLDLSLDIPSQFRNKRTKNQEGGPLCTLRDCLRSFTDLEELDETELYMCHKCKKKQKSTKKFWIQKLPKVLCLHLKRFHWTAYLRNKVDTYVEFPLRGLDMKCYLLEPENSGPESCLYDLVAVVVHHGSGVGSGHYTAYAAHEGRWFHFNDSTVTLTDEETVGKAKAYILFYVERQAKPGAEKL, from the exons TTATCGTTGTGATGATTTTGTAGTCAATGATACCAAGCTGGGCCTGGTACAGAAGGTCAGAGAGCACCTACAGAACTTGGAAAA ttCAGCCTTTACATCAGACAGacataggaaaagaaaactaTTGGAAAACTCATCTCTGAACAGCAAGTTATTGAAAGTAAAT GGAAGCACCACTGCCCTTTGTGCCACAGGCCTTCGGAACCTGGGGAACACTTGTTTCATGAATGCAATCCTTCAGTCACTCAG TAACATTCAGCAGTTTTGCTGTTACTTCAAAGAGTTGCCTGCAGTGGAGCTGAGGAATGGGAAGACGGCAGGGCGGCGAACTTACCACACCAGGAGCCAGGGGGATAACAATGT TTCACTTGTGGAAGAATTCAGAAAGACACTCTGTGCTTTATGGCAAGGAAGCCAAACTGCATTTAGTCCAGAGTCTTTATTTTATGTTGTTTGGAAAATAATGCCAAATTTTAG GGGATACCAGCAGCAGGATGCCCACGAGTTCATGCGTTACCTTTTGGACCATCTACACCTGGAACTCCAGGGTGGCTTCAACGGTGTTTCACGTTCAGTCATCTTGCAAGAAAATTCTAACCTGTCTGGAAGCAACAAATGTTGCAT AAATGGAGCGTCTACTGTTGTCACTGCCATTTTTGGAGGCATTCTTCAAAATGAAGTCAACTGCCTAATATGTGGGACTGAATCTAGAAAGTTTGACCCATTCCTAG ACCTTTCGCTAGATATTCCAAGTCAATTCAGAAATAAACGTACTAAAAACCAAGAGGGTGGACCACTGTGCACGCTACGAG ATTGTCTTCGCAGTTTTACAGACCTGGAAGAACTTGATGAGACAGAGCTGTACATGTGCcacaaatgcaaaaagaaacagaagtccACCAAAAAATTCTGGATTCAGAAATTACCAAAG GTGCTATGCTTACACTTGAAACGCTTTCACTGGACAGCATATCTGAGGAACAAGGTTGATACATATGTCGAGTTTCCCTTGCGAGGCCTAGACATGAAATGCTACTTGTTAGAG CCTGAAAACAGTGGCCCAGAGAGCTGCCTGTATGACCTCGTGGCTGTGGTTGTGCATCACGGCTCAGG CGTTGGTTCTGGCCACTACACAGCGTACGCCGCGCACGAGGGCCGCTGGTTCCACTTCAATGACAGTACTGTAACCCTGACTGACGAGGAGACCGTGGGCAAGGCCAAGGCCTACATCCTCTTCTACGTGGAGCGCCAAGCCAAGCCTGGAGCAGAGAAACTTTAA